In Gammaproteobacteria bacterium, the following proteins share a genomic window:
- a CDS encoding VirB3 family type IV secretion system protein, protein MRGLRRWAGYAALNRPLTVLGVERRLFLLGATLAVAVWNATASLVAGGLVFAGCYGAGWLAGRRDPAMLAVLRTAARYPARIDPGKWADEPWHLRIRTDSK, encoded by the coding sequence ATGCGGGGCCTCAGGCGCTGGGCCGGATACGCGGCGCTGAACCGTCCGCTGACGGTGCTGGGCGTGGAGCGGCGGCTGTTCCTGCTGGGCGCGACGCTCGCGGTCGCGGTATGGAACGCGACGGCCTCGCTGGTGGCGGGCGGCTTGGTGTTCGCGGGTTGCTACGGCGCGGGCTGGCTCGCGGGCCGGCGGGACCCGGCCATGCTGGCCGTGCTGAGGACCGCCGCCCGTTATCCGGCGCGGATCGATCCGGGCAAGTGGGCGGACGAGCCGTGGCATCTCCGCATCCGGACGGACTCGAAGTGA
- a CDS encoding TrbC/VirB2 family protein yields MMRTLLTTMRTTAWALLLMLTPGALNAQGTSPWVDAVNELQTQFTGPIARGLSLIAIVVGGLMFAFGEGGSKRTLAGIIFGIGMAVGAVNFLGWLF; encoded by the coding sequence CGATGCGGACGACCGCGTGGGCCTTGCTGCTGATGCTGACGCCCGGTGCGCTCAACGCGCAGGGCACGAGTCCGTGGGTGGACGCGGTGAACGAGCTACAGACGCAGTTCACGGGACCGATCGCGCGCGGGCTGTCGCTGATCGCGATCGTGGTGGGCGGGCTGATGTTCGCGTTCGGCGAGGGCGGGAGCAAGCGCACGCTGGCCGGGATCATCTTCGGGATCGGGATGGCCGTGGGCGCGGTGAACTTCCTCGGCTGGCTGTTCTGA